In one Xyrauchen texanus isolate HMW12.3.18 chromosome 18, RBS_HiC_50CHRs, whole genome shotgun sequence genomic region, the following are encoded:
- the LOC127659031 gene encoding sentrin-specific protease 7-like: protein MPHEKARNSPLANPLDRRRALTISPELKRDNCQTESPLKIPRRVSAADDECVEREVSKARKNNHSKIHWTQLGSNGTLSQSDHRLQTTSDQKHIKWQTIHRRQVKIVLEDVLQTEIGQSFLRSNRQRFKLTNQSVSKREAKEKQSDQTSELKNKRTIVTQKGGTDSTELKASSPYHCLTESCTPNESSPCKEIRHPQSNQLNSLLKLSESSELSSDSCKPRESDSLQSVQINKHLPEQTKTSTVEENEAPLLEGSPQREEAVSSRCEFGHSPSSSLATQEKKSHCVHLANMREMTETQECLEDAKEDKEKHIHRNGEMIQDAEEIRGSVLCLLFGIDGEVPLKRCRLDSLSGEHVPDSEHNPECAEGQSFIKQTSMPNPPEPIVLSSEEEEEEEEEEREEGEDSVLNTQAPEGAKDAHRVERPTGVCEQKRMPKLHQQITEIYTQSSSMLELQLSSLHMGGVSVTSGENIKITTEMINIYFKDSPGKISFAIANVLKYSVWEGTALKGCGLVKDDEIPPPSLLLLWLSDPLASQLHNDLSVFQPKTHSAEGSSCVLLCLAEPVAGIERALLVSLMDMVGLDQCNPDLLTPLTQSDSLKLLETSQETQLLQLLTAESDAQDNTAAAVSASALKSQESDIQLKSVYTLCHRRAQGSNSIFMAPTPGPEWTPYRHCGPTRRLIQFPPPPSKGAITITTEDLECLDSGEFLNDVIIDFYLKYLLVQKAPQASVARSHVFSSFFYKQLTRRDNANEDSISTPAQVRRHQRVRTWTRHVDIFDKDFLFVPVNQEAHWYLVVICFPGLEEPHYVTRDGRESVLGDGLEGLGEFRSEGEIQGDNKSNSDEDKDPDDSCIKPSTSPDPPKCTESTCKRHIFCKRPCILIMDSLKLSVHERIFKLLREYLQIEWEVKRGSYRDFSVDHMVGSHCKVPLQDNSSDCGLYLLQYAESFLQDPVVHFDLPLRLELWFPRQQVRGKREEIRDLILHLYRFQQGSFGNEALENRMDDGNVNQ from the exons ATGCCACACGAAAAAGCCCGCAACAGCCCCCTGGCTAACCCCTTGGATCGAAGGAGAGCTCTGACCATCTCACCTGAGCTCAAACGTGACAACTGTCAg ACTGAAAGTCCACTTAAGATCCCCAGGAGAGTTTCTGCAGCTGACGATGagtgtgtggagagagaggttTCTAAAGCTCGGAAGAATAACCACTCCAAG ATCCACTGGACACAGCTGGGTTCAAATGGTACGCTCTCCCAGTCAGATCACAGATTACAAACAACCAGTgatcaaaagcacataaaatggCAGACAATTCACAG gCGTCAGGTCAAGATTGTCTTAGAGGATGTCCTTCAGACAGAGATCGGGCAGAGCTTTCTAAGAAGTAACAGGCAGAGATTCAAATTGACAAACCAATCAGTAAGCAAACGGGAAGCTAAAGAGAAACAGAGTGATCAGACCTCTGagctcaaaaacaaaagaaccatTGTAACTCAGAAAGGAGGAACAGACTCGACTGAACTCAAAGCTTCTTCACCATACCATTGTCTGACTGAATCATGTACTCCGAATGAATCAAGTCCATGCAAAGAAATcaggcatccacaatccaatcaattgaACTCATTGCTGAAACTATCAGAGTCATCTGAATTATCTAGTGACTCTTGTAAACCCAGAGAAAGCGACTCCCTGCAGTCTGTTCAGATTAATAAGCATCTGCCTGAACAGACTAAGACATCTACTGTTGAAGAGAATGAAGCACCACTTCTTGAAGGATCTCCACAGCGTGAGGAAGCAGTTTCATCCAGATGTGAGTTCGGACACAGCCCCTCATCTTCGTTAGCAACCCAAGAGAAAAAATCACATTGTGTG catcTAGCCAATATGAGAGAAATGACAGAAACACAAGAGTGCCTGGAGGATGCAAAAGAAGATaaggaaaagcacatacaccGGAACGGAGAGATGATACAAGATGCAGAAGAGATTAGAGGAAGTGTGCTATGCCTCTTATTTGGCATCGATGGGGAGGTCCCTCTCAAAAGATGTCGTTTGGACAGCCTCTCAGGTGAACATGTTCCTGACTCCGAGCACAACCCTGAATGTGCAGAGGGGCAGAGCTTCATCAAACAAACCTCTATGCCCAACCCACCTGAACCCA TTGTTCTCTCCagtgaagaggaggaagaggaggaggaagaggaaaggGAAGAGGGTGAAGACTCTGTTCTGAACACCCAGGCACCAGAGGGTGCTAAAGACGCACACCGAGTGGAGAGGCCAACAGGAGTTTGTGAGCAGAAAAGAATGCCCAAACTTCACCAACAAATAACAGAGATATACACACAG AGTTCTTCTATGTTGGAGCTACAGCTGTCTTCCCTTCACATGGGTGGAGTTAGTGTCACATCCGGTGAGAACATAAAG attaCAACCGAAATGATCAACATTTATTTCAAAG ATTCTCCAGGGAAAATTTCTTTTGCGATAGCTAACGTGCTTAAATACAGTGTGTGGGAGGGGACTGCATTGAAGGGGTGTGGCTTGGTTAAGGATGACGAGATCCCGCCCCCTTCTCTGCTCCTCCTATGGCTGTCTGATCCTCTGGCCAGCCAACTACACAACGACTTGTCTGTCTTTCAGCCCAAAACTCATTCAG CTGAAGGCAGTTCATGTGTATTGCTGTGCTTGGCTGAACCTGTTGCTGGTATTGAGAGGGCTCTCTTGGTCTCATTAATGGACATGGTGGGTCTGGACCAGTGCaacccagacctcctgacccccCTCACACAGTCAGACAGTCTGAAACTGCTGGAGACCTCCCAGGAAACACAACTGCTGCAGTTGCTCACAGCCGAATCTGATGCACAGGACAACACTGCTGCAGCTGTATCTGCATCTGCTTTAAAG TCTCAGGAGTCTGATATTCAGCTGAAGTCAGTCTACACGCTGTGCCACAGAAGAGCTCAGGGTTCAAACAGTATTTTCATGGCACCCACACCCGGGCCAGAATGGACACCGTATCGTCACTGCGGTCCCACACGCAG GCTTATTCAGTTTCCGCCTCCACCCTCGAAAGGAGCCATCACCATTACGACGGAGGACCTGGAGTGTTTAGACAGTGGCGAATTTCttaatgatgtcatcattgactTCTACCTCAA GTATCTTTTGGTGCAGAAGGCCCCACAGGCATCAGTAGCCAGATCACATGTTTTTAGCAGCTTTTTCTATAAACAGCTCACACGCAGAGACAATGCTAACGAGGACAGCATAAGCACACC AGCTCAGGTCAGAAGGCATCAGCGAGTAAGGACATGGACCCGTCATGTTGACATCTTTGACAAAGATTTCCTTTTTGTGCCTGTCAATCAAGA AGCTCACTGGTATCTAGTGGTGATCTGTTTCCCCGGGTTGGAAGAGCCCCATTATGTGACTAGGGATGGCAGGGAATCTGTGCTGGGTGATGGGTTGGAAGGTTTGGGTGAATTCCGTTCTGAGGGTGAGATCCAGGGAGACAACAAATCCAACAGTGATGAGGACAAAGATCCAG ATGACAGCTGCATAAAGCCAAGTACATCTCCTGATCCTCCG AAATGTACAGAAAGTACCTGTAAGAGACACATTTTCTGTAAAAG ACCATGTATTCTCATCATGGACTCTCTGAAGTTGTCGGTTCATGAGCGCATCTTCAAACTCTTGCGCGA ATACCTACAGATTGAGTGGGAGGTGAAGAGAGGTAGTTATCGTGACTTTAGTGTTGACCACATGGTTGGTTCACACTGTAAAGTCCCTCTACAGGACAACAGCAGTGACTGTGGCCTTTACCTGCTTCAATACGCAGAAAGCTTTTTACAG GATCCTGTGGTACACTTTGACTTGCCTTTGAGATTGGAGCTCTGGTTTCCACGGCAACAGGTGCGAGGGAAACGGGAGGAGATTCGAGATCTCATACTACACCTGTACCGATTTCAGCAAGGCTCTTTTGGAAATGAAGCTCTAGAAAATAGAATGGATGATGGAAATGTGAATCAGTAG